AAAGACAACAGAACCAATCGTGGCAAAAGTAAGATAGGAGATAGTTGCTTTGTCTTGCGAGTTATTCATCCATAAAACAATCACCACCACAATAAAGGTCATGGTAGCTAAAATATTTATAGCTAATAAAAATTTAGCCCAAAATGTGCGATTTCTTGTTTGAGTTAATAATGCTTGAACATCAACTTTTTGATACGGCTGACTTTGCCAGTCTTGACGAAGCTCTGCCCAGGTATCATCGGATAATTCAGCTGAGCTATCCGCTTGAGTTTCTTGCTCAGTATTTAGCAACGCTGAAGTTGCCTGACTATTTATTGGGTTTTCATTCTCGCCAGCCAGTTTAATTTTATCGCTTTCTTTGCTCATACTGCCTCCAACAATTGCATTAATTTAGCTTTTGCTCTTTGTAATCTAACACCCACAAGCGTCGTGGTAATGGCGAGCACGTCAGCAATATCTTGATAACTCATGCCTTCAAGCGCTAGGGTGATCACTTGTTGGTGCTCAAGTGTCAACAATCGAATAGCTTGAGCAAGCCGTTGTTGCCTTTGACTTTGAGCTAACGATTGATAAGGGGTAAGTTGTGGGCAAACAGACATATTCAGCGCCACGCTTTCATGACTTAATTCATCAGTATCTACAGCATTAGAAGTCTGCTCTGTTTTTACTGTTTTGACCGCTTTTGCCACATGGGTTGCTAAAACATTATGGGCAATTCGGGCGATAAAAGTTTTCACTGCTGAATCGGCGCGAAAACTTGGTAAAGCTCGCCATATATTTAAGGCTATCTCTTGAAAGAGCTCTTCTTGAATTGCTGGGGTCGCTTCAAAGCCGTTAATAATATGACGCAAGAGTTTCTCGTGTTCAGAAATCCAGTTTATAAATATCTCTTGATTGCTCAATGAATAACCCTGTTTATGTTTAGCCGTTTGAACACAGTCTTGTTTTGTGATGTCTAATTTTACTGGGTTACTCATTTTATACAACATGAACGCTTCGTTACTAACTCAGTGACATTACTACTTTTTCAGAAGTTAACCTTTTTGCTAAAATTAACACCAACCCCACGGTTAACGCTATTGTTGCAACACTGGTGAATAACAATGCACTCCAGTCAATCGGTAAGCCTTTAAATACGTCCTCCATAAGTAATGACTGACCAGAAATAGGCATCCATTCAACCCAGGCAGGTTTATCGTCCATCATCATCAGAGCAAAAGGAATAAAACTAGGAGCCATTATCAACATAGTTACCGTTGACTGTGCTTCTTTAAAACTCTTGGCTTGAAAAGCAAATAATAACTGCAGTGAAGCTGCGAGAAAACAAATAGGAACCAATAACATCAGTAAAATTACGAAGGTACTCGCGTCAATACTGAACGTTGCCCCTATTTTAGTCAGATCAACAAAATTCATCGCAACGGAGGTAAGCACCAGCATTAATATAATAGAGATAATTGAAATTGAGCTTGCACAACTTAACTTAGCTAGTACTATTTTTAGCGTACTCACTGGCTGGCACAATAACATTTCCAATACATTACGCTCGCGTTCGCCTGCACTTGAGTCAATAGCAACAGGCAAGCCCGACATAAATGCCGCCATCATTAAATATACACCTAAAATTAAGGTGATCATCATCGCATTACTGCTGGGAAGGGCCGTGTCTTGTTCAAGTAGCTTAATTGGCTGTAATAGCTTGGTATCAATACCACGAACTAATAGACGCTTGTAACCAATAGCCAACGAGTGTTGGCTAATCACATCTTTAATTCGGCGAATAGGCGTAGAAAGTGACTTCTCGTTGTAGTCGGCTCGCAAAGTTAGTTCGATAGGTTTACCAGCGGCCATATCGGCAGCAAACGAGTCTGGAATAGTGAGCTCAATATTACGTTCATTCCAGTTACGCTCTTCATCAGCGGGTACATCAGCAAACGATAAAATATTCTCGTCTATCATTGCCTTAATTAATTTCGGTGCGTACTGTTCACCACTGTATTTCACATAGACAGCGGGGTTATCAACCGCCTCTTTAATCGCCACATTTAACATCACCATGATCATGACTGGCATAAGTAATGCCATGCTCATCGCAACCATTAATGCACGCCTGTCTCGAAAGGCCTCTTTAAATTCTTTCACCATTAAGGCTTTTAATTGCATCATGCTGCTACTCCTTCATCCGAGCCAATTAATTTAACGAAAGCCTCTTCGAGAAGGCTTTCTCCTGCTAAATCACATAACTCTTGCGGTGTACCTTGCGCTGCTAGTTTGCCGTTAGAGACAATAATCACGCGATCACATAACGCCGCAACTTCTTGCATTACATGTGAGGAGAATAAAATACAGTGACCTTTTTCTTTGAATTTAGCTAAATGGTTACGCAATATGCGTGTACTCATAACATCTAAGCCGCGAGTGGGTTCGTCGAGTACAAAGTTTTTCGGTTGATGCACTAAAGCCTGAGCTAATGTCACTTTCATCCGCTGTCCTTGAGAAAACCCTACTGTTTTACGATGTGCTAATTCTGTCATTTCTAAATCTGCTAATATTTGTTCAATAGCGGCATGCTTATTCGCGCCTTTCATACCGTGAATACTGGCAAAGTAGTCAATTTGCTCATAAGCAGTTAGGCGTTCGTATAAACCAAATTTGTCTGGAAAAATACCTAACAGTTTTCGCGCCTTTATCGGCTCTTCTGTTACTTTTATGCCATCAATAGTTGCATAACCTTCATCAGCGCGAAGTAAGCCATAAAGCGTTCGCAGACAAGTGGTTTTTCCTGCGCCATTAGGGCCTAAAATACCGGTAATTTCACCGTCTTTAGCGGTAAAAGACAATCCGTCTAGGGCTTTAACGGTATTTTTCTTACTCACAAAACTTTTATGTAAGTTATTAACTTCAATCATGATTTACTCCTTTGCGGTTGTTGGCATAGCGTGCGGCTTTACTTCTGGGAATGCACCGCCATTTAAACCCACCATAAATGATTCATCAGGAATTTCTTCTAAACATGACTCATCAAGTTCCTTTGGTGTTTGCTGTGTTAAAAATTCATTTACAATTTGAATACCACACACGGTAGAAGCAACTATGTGTGCATTATTTTTAGAAATAATGTGATGACTATTGGGTAAGTTTTCATGCGACTTCTCACCATTACTCGCAGGGGTCACAGGGTCTAGCTCGCCTGACATAATAAGAGTTGGAATATCGGCATCAACCGTTTGATAAAAGTCATCGCTGGGCTGATATTTAGGCCAAACAGAACAAACTTTGGCGACCATTTCTAAACTCATACCTTGAGCAAAATCATTATCAGCATCTGTGGCTTTCATGTTAGTTGATATTTTTGGAAAATCTTCATTGCATACGATATTAAAATGCAAACCAACATAGACCCCCATTCCACCTTCACTTTGCGCAATTAACCCCGCCAGTGGTTTATAGTTTCCGATGTAGGCTTGGTGAATTAACAGCGGCACTAATCCTCGAGTTTCCATAGAGTACAATTGCATTTGTAAGCTCGAAATAAATTTATCATTATTGATATTAAAAACCGTATTCGTTCCCAACCTTGGGTGCGCAATTTCAACACTTACCGGTGCTTTAGATAATTTGTCTGTAATAGCATTAAATTCTGTTAACAATGCCGGATATTCTGCTGCACAGCTGGGTTCATTTTGGCAGTTATCGATTAACTTTTTAAAAGATTGTTCAGCACTTTTGCCAAATAAGCCAATAGGTACTTCTATTGGACCAACGCTATCGAGTACCACACTTTTTAACGATTCTGGAAACATGCGCATATAAACTAAGCCTGCACGTGTTCCGTATGAGCCACCATAAATGTGTACCTGTTTATGCCCTAACGCCGCTCGAACAGCGTCAAAATCCCGGATAGCATTTTCTGAGTTGTATTGGCTTAAGTCTCCATTAAGTTTTTCTAAGCATTGTTCTATATCAGCAACTGAAAAGTCTTCCGGTAAACTAGTGTATGGGTTAACTTCTAACGAATCTTCACATTGCAAAGGATTAGATTTCCCTGTGCCACGCTGATCAATCAAAATTAAATCGCGTGTTTTTCTAATTTCATTAAAACCACGATATATATGTGCAGAAAGTTCAGCGGCGGCTTGGCCGGGTCCGCCAGCAAGAAACATTAATGGTAGCTTGTCCTGACTCTTATCAATCGCAGGTAAAACAACAAAGTTGATGTTTAATGTAGTGCCTTCGGGTTTAGCATAATTTTCAAGGGTGGTATACGAGCCACATTGCACTTGTTGTCTAATACCTTTTACATGACAACTTTTCAATAACAGCTGTGGCTTTTCAATTTCTACAGCAAAACCACTGTTTGATAATGCCAATAGCAGACTCACACTAAACAAAGCTTTCCAATTTATCTTCATTTTGACTTCCTTTTAAAATATTGACTACTTAGTCTCAGTAACGGTGACTTTATTACACTTTTTTTAAAATTAAATTTTATACACTACATTTTTTATTTATTTATGAATAACCTAGCTTCAAATACCATCGGATTGAAATTTATTTCCAGCCACTTAAGCATCACCATAATATATGCAGCTTTAATTATCCTGGTGTCATAAGTGATTAAATTTAAAGTAAGCACATTGGATGTTGCAAGGGATATAGCCATTTATCTAGGTACCTTAACCTTTACACTTTTGATTCACAGCAGGACTCGTGATAAATAATCAGTTAATGCGTTAAAAAAGCGCAATTACACGAAATAAAATAATTAATTATTCACATACTCTTAAAATAACGATAAAGTCTATTACAGGAATTAACCGCCAAGTAAGAGGATGACTGATGGAATTAAATCAGTGGGTAGATGAACTATTTGAAGTGTTTGATGAAGACAAGGATGGGGTTATCAATAGAAGTGAATTTGTCGAATTGATTGACTGCTTGTTACAGGATAAAGGTATTCGCATGTGTGAAACCATATTCAATCGCTTTGATAAAAATCATGATAACTCGATTTCGAAAGATGAGTTACGTGAAATGGTTATCGACCTAGCATTGTAACTCTTATTTGCGCTTATACTTTACTCGCTTTTTATAAGCGCAAATTTTAATTAAAAGAGCATATAAAATAATAGTCAAATAAATTTATTTATTTGTGCCTTTTGTTTAGATAAAAAATTATCTGTCATACCTTTAGTTTTGAACTTGTGTAAATAAGTTCGATATTAACCTGCGTTTTACATCACATTTTTTTTGTTATTGCGATACTTTCTGTTCCCCCTTCGTTAAAAATCCCCCTTAGTTATTCATTTTATTAGCATAATATAAATTAAATTGTTATCAAAAGAGCCAAAGGTCAGACCACTAGTAATATGCGTTGTGGTTTGCTATGATGCTCAGCGTACACATGTACACTGAAATAGGATTATATAACGTGCAAACTCAAGAATATGGTTTAGCAGAAGAAATTATTAATGCAGTAAGTCATGGGCTAGCTGCACTACTTAGTGTTGCTGGCTTAACACTTTTAGTTACTTTAGCTTGGATACAAGCTGACATAGTAAAAGTTGTCAGCTTTAGTATTTATGGTGTCAGTTTGGTGTTACTTTTTAGCGCCTCTACGCTATATCATGCGTTATTGCATGAAAAGGCAAAAAGTATATTTAAACTGCTCGATCATTGCGCTATTTACTTATTAATTGCCGGCACATATACCCCACTAATGTTAGTTACATTAGCCGACGATATTGGCCCATCAGTATTAGCCATTATTTGGACTTTAGCCATATTGGGCATAGTTTTTAAGATTAAATTTGGTAATAAATATAAAAAGCTCTCGCTTTCAACTTATTTAGGGCTTGGCTTAATTTCACTAACGTTTATCGGTAAACTAAATGATAAACTCGCACCAGAAGGTATGTTTTTACTCGCCTTAGGTGGAATTATTTATGGGCTAGGAACTATTTTTTATGTGAGAAAAAACTCAAAGTTTAGCCACGCAATTTGGCACTTTTTTGTGTTTTCAGCCGCTGTTTGTCACTTTTTTATGATATTTTTCTACGTACTTTAATAGCAGGTATTATAAATTTAAAACCTTAAATTCAGCTCTTAAGTAATGTTGTGACTCATTGATAACAAATGACGTTCAAATAATAACAATGTGTTAGCAAAACTCTTTTGACCTAAGCCCAAGCGAAAATAATTACCTGTTAAACCAAACAATTCGCTTGGCAACAAAAGCACACCACTTTGTTGAGTAAAATTAGAACACCAACGTTTCATTTCGGCAATATTCTTAACTTCAACTAACGTTAATATTCCTGCTTTGGGTGGTTGCCAACTTAGCTTGTCTGAATGTCTCGTCATAAAAGCCGTAAACAACTTAATATTATCGAGTATAATTTTGTTGTTAATAGCCAAAATTTCACGGTGACTTTTCAGTGCTAAACAAGCCAACTTTTCATCGACTTTAGAGCAACAAATAGCATTTACCGCTTTAATCGCAATTAGGCTATCTAGTAGTTCATTATTCGATGTGATTGCCCAACCAATACGAATACCGGCTAAACCTAAACTTTTCGACATAACCCCAACTACAATGCTATTTTGATAATCTAAATACCGATGCGCTAAAGCTAGACCATGATAATTACTCGCTTGAGAAACATCATCACTTAATAAGTAACATTGGTATTGTTGCGCTAATTGCAGTATTTGATCGGCCAGTTCAGTCGTTATAATACTGCCCGTTGGGTTGTGTGGAGAATTAACCACGATGAGTTTAGTTTTATCGTTCACCACATGTTTGAAGTCGTTAATATTAACTTGCCAATTATTATCAGCACAAAGCGGTATTTCTCGAACCACAACCCCCATCGACTTTGCCATATCAACCAAAGAAGGGTAACTAGGCGTCATAACTACCAATTCATCTCCTGCATTTAACACGCTATGATAAATAGCTGACAATACTTCCTGTGCACCACAAAATGTTATAGCACTCTCTGCTTTAATGACTTTACGATGGCAGTTTAATTCTTGATGAAAATCAACTATTTCTTGTCGTAATGCGACATCACCTTGCACAGGTG
The Colwellia sp. Arc7-D genome window above contains:
- a CDS encoding RNA polymerase sigma factor, which gives rise to MLYKMSNPVKLDITKQDCVQTAKHKQGYSLSNQEIFINWISEHEKLLRHIINGFEATPAIQEELFQEIALNIWRALPSFRADSAVKTFIARIAHNVLATHVAKAVKTVKTEQTSNAVDTDELSHESVALNMSVCPQLTPYQSLAQSQRQQRLAQAIRLLTLEHQQVITLALEGMSYQDIADVLAITTTLVGVRLQRAKAKLMQLLEAV
- a CDS encoding ABC transporter permease encodes the protein MMQLKALMVKEFKEAFRDRRALMVAMSMALLMPVMIMVMLNVAIKEAVDNPAVYVKYSGEQYAPKLIKAMIDENILSFADVPADEERNWNERNIELTIPDSFAADMAAGKPIELTLRADYNEKSLSTPIRRIKDVISQHSLAIGYKRLLVRGIDTKLLQPIKLLEQDTALPSSNAMMITLILGVYLMMAAFMSGLPVAIDSSAGERERNVLEMLLCQPVSTLKIVLAKLSCASSISIISIILMLVLTSVAMNFVDLTKIGATFSIDASTFVILLMLLVPICFLAASLQLLFAFQAKSFKEAQSTVTMLIMAPSFIPFALMMMDDKPAWVEWMPISGQSLLMEDVFKGLPIDWSALLFTSVATIALTVGLVLILAKRLTSEKVVMSLS
- a CDS encoding ATP-binding cassette domain-containing protein is translated as MIEVNNLHKSFVSKKNTVKALDGLSFTAKDGEITGILGPNGAGKTTCLRTLYGLLRADEGYATIDGIKVTEEPIKARKLLGIFPDKFGLYERLTAYEQIDYFASIHGMKGANKHAAIEQILADLEMTELAHRKTVGFSQGQRMKVTLAQALVHQPKNFVLDEPTRGLDVMSTRILRNHLAKFKEKGHCILFSSHVMQEVAALCDRVIIVSNGKLAAQGTPQELCDLAGESLLEEAFVKLIGSDEGVAA
- a CDS encoding alpha/beta fold hydrolase is translated as MKINWKALFSVSLLLALSNSGFAVEIEKPQLLLKSCHVKGIRQQVQCGSYTTLENYAKPEGTTLNINFVVLPAIDKSQDKLPLMFLAGGPGQAAAELSAHIYRGFNEIRKTRDLILIDQRGTGKSNPLQCEDSLEVNPYTSLPEDFSVADIEQCLEKLNGDLSQYNSENAIRDFDAVRAALGHKQVHIYGGSYGTRAGLVYMRMFPESLKSVVLDSVGPIEVPIGLFGKSAEQSFKKLIDNCQNEPSCAAEYPALLTEFNAITDKLSKAPVSVEIAHPRLGTNTVFNINNDKFISSLQMQLYSMETRGLVPLLIHQAYIGNYKPLAGLIAQSEGGMGVYVGLHFNIVCNEDFPKISTNMKATDADNDFAQGMSLEMVAKVCSVWPKYQPSDDFYQTVDADIPTLIMSGELDPVTPASNGEKSHENLPNSHHIISKNNAHIVASTVCGIQIVNEFLTQQTPKELDESCLEEIPDESFMVGLNGGAFPEVKPHAMPTTAKE
- a CDS encoding EF-hand domain-containing protein, which encodes MELNQWVDELFEVFDEDKDGVINRSEFVELIDCLLQDKGIRMCETIFNRFDKNHDNSISKDELREMVIDLAL
- a CDS encoding hemolysin III family protein; translation: MQTQEYGLAEEIINAVSHGLAALLSVAGLTLLVTLAWIQADIVKVVSFSIYGVSLVLLFSASTLYHALLHEKAKSIFKLLDHCAIYLLIAGTYTPLMLVTLADDIGPSVLAIIWTLAILGIVFKIKFGNKYKKLSLSTYLGLGLISLTFIGKLNDKLAPEGMFLLALGGIIYGLGTIFYVRKNSKFSHAIWHFFVFSAAVCHFFMIFFYVL
- a CDS encoding pyridoxal phosphate-dependent aminotransferase → MPTYTLPKHIAFSQSLAGYIKYNLSDSTAQALTLAQLCQLSASDLVTQKGLETSIGDTLLQYAPVQGDVALRQEIVDFHQELNCHRKVIKAESAITFCGAQEVLSAIYHSVLNAGDELVVMTPSYPSLVDMAKSMGVVVREIPLCADNNWQVNINDFKHVVNDKTKLIVVNSPHNPTGSIITTELADQILQLAQQYQCYLLSDDVSQASNYHGLALAHRYLDYQNSIVVGVMSKSLGLAGIRIGWAITSNNELLDSLIAIKAVNAICCSKVDEKLACLALKSHREILAINNKIILDNIKLFTAFMTRHSDKLSWQPPKAGILTLVEVKNIAEMKRWCSNFTQQSGVLLLPSELFGLTGNYFRLGLGQKSFANTLLLFERHLLSMSHNIT